One window of bacterium genomic DNA carries:
- a CDS encoding sigma 54-interacting transcriptional regulator: MKLEPVHIDRGDVLIMGQDYVQADIIGKSEKIKEICRLIGIIAKTKSTVLVQGESGTGKEVVANAIYKHSLRNGRPFIKVNCAALSETLLESELFGHVKGSYTGALSDRKGRFELANKGTILLDEIGNMPLAGQAKLLRVLQEDEIVPVGSSKTIKVDVRVIATTNVILKDAAQKGTFREDLYYRLSVITIFLPPLRDRREDIPSLLEHFIQHNSNEMETKVKGVSSEAMELLVKYDWPGNIRELKNVIENAMIIESRDKIYPDILPAHIRENHQPAVSPTESIPMDRKLLAKDLNLRNQLLMYERIIILNALDRANWVKSRTAKLLGIDRRNLGYFMKKHHILMPPERESRSDA; the protein is encoded by the coding sequence ATGAAACTGGAACCTGTTCACATTGATCGGGGGGATGTATTGATTATGGGTCAGGATTACGTTCAAGCAGATATCATCGGTAAGAGCGAGAAGATCAAAGAGATTTGCCGCCTGATTGGAATCATTGCCAAGACAAAGTCAACAGTACTGGTTCAGGGCGAGAGCGGAACAGGCAAGGAAGTGGTGGCTAATGCGATTTATAAGCACAGTTTACGGAATGGGCGGCCCTTTATCAAGGTGAACTGCGCGGCTTTAAGCGAGACATTGCTGGAAAGTGAACTGTTCGGTCATGTGAAGGGATCCTATACCGGTGCCCTGTCGGATCGAAAGGGCCGGTTTGAGCTGGCCAATAAAGGGACCATACTGCTCGATGAAATTGGAAATATGCCGCTGGCCGGACAGGCCAAGCTGTTGCGTGTGCTCCAGGAAGACGAGATCGTGCCGGTGGGAAGCAGTAAAACCATTAAGGTGGATGTCCGGGTTATCGCCACGACCAATGTCATTCTCAAGGATGCCGCTCAAAAGGGAACCTTCCGCGAAGACCTCTATTACCGGCTGAGCGTCATTACTATTTTTCTTCCTCCCCTGAGAGATCGGCGTGAGGATATCCCTTCCCTGCTGGAGCATTTCATTCAGCATAACAGCAATGAAATGGAGACTAAAGTGAAGGGAGTTTCCAGCGAGGCTATGGAACTGCTCGTAAAGTATGACTGGCCGGGCAATATCCGGGAATTGAAAAATGTTATCGAGAATGCCATGATTATCGAAAGCAGGGATAAAATATATCCGGATATTCTTCCTGCCCATATCAGGGAGAATCACCAGCCTGCGGTCTCTCCGACTGAAAGCATCCCGATGGACAGGAAGCTGCTGGCCAAGGATCTTAATTTACGAAACCAGTTATTGATGTACGAGAGAATCATAATCCTCAATGCCCTTGACCGGGCCAATTGGGTTAAAAGCAGAACAGCCAAGCTGCTGGGAATTGACCGAAGGAACCTGGGATATTTCATGAAAAAGCATCATATTTTGATGCCGCCGGAGCGCGAAAGCCGCTCGGATGCCTGA